In Pelosinus sp. UFO1, one genomic interval encodes:
- the cobC gene encoding alpha-ribazole phosphatase — MTKVIYVRHGQTSWNKAKKYQGHSDIPLNEKGLEQAQLVGKRLAKENISAVYSSDLSRAAQTANIIARYHNLQGIKIKGFREINFGLWEGCTYAEIMALWPEALTSMYSSPGAIKAPEGESFLDLKWRAKGALSQCIKAHEEETIVIVCHGGTMRVLLCDALQLSLDKMWSIRQDSTGINIIEYFSNQPILSLVNDTCHLK; from the coding sequence TTGACTAAAGTAATTTACGTTAGACATGGTCAAACTTCTTGGAATAAGGCAAAAAAGTACCAAGGGCATAGTGACATTCCCTTAAATGAAAAAGGATTAGAACAAGCCCAATTGGTAGGAAAGCGGCTTGCTAAGGAAAATATAAGTGCAGTTTATAGTAGTGATTTATCCCGTGCAGCTCAGACGGCAAATATCATCGCTCGGTATCATAATTTGCAAGGGATAAAGATAAAAGGATTTCGCGAAATAAACTTTGGCTTGTGGGAAGGGTGTACCTATGCCGAAATTATGGCGCTTTGGCCTGAGGCTTTAACAAGCATGTATTCTTCCCCAGGAGCAATTAAAGCGCCAGAAGGAGAAAGTTTTCTGGATCTTAAATGGAGGGCGAAGGGGGCCTTAAGCCAATGTATTAAGGCGCATGAAGAGGAAACGATTGTGATTGTATGTCATGGAGGCACAATGAGAGTACTGCTTTGTGATGCATTGCAGTTAAGTCTAGATAAGATGTGGTCTATCCGTCAAGATAGTACAGGAATTAATATCATTGAGTACTTTAGTAACCAGCCAATTCTTTCCTTGGTCAACGATACTTGCCATTTAAAATAA
- a CDS encoding nicotinate-nucleotide--dimethylbenzimidazole phosphoribosyltransferase yields MDLEKKVDELLNGAAKPRESLGLLEKYLKKIILSWGKINPEMKPHHIIFAADNGVVEEGTANDPIEITYLQTKNMAAGHATISCFCRHNQIPYSVVDIGINNKLEAGINRKVALGTKNFMKEEAMSQAEFEQAWDVGKEMVQHLVEEGYNLISFGEMGIGNTTTSSAVLHALTGMLPEFVVGYGAALNDNELLKRKRNVVAKGVERHKAQMNTVKDILRCVGGFDIVAICAGMLECARLRIPFVIDGFITAVAYACAARIDGTIEKHAIPSHMSKEPGMAYSLMLGNILAEDVLIRANMALGEGTGAVLMVSMLKTMSYTIHNMARMSDFVLSEPVPAPNQVVAM; encoded by the coding sequence ATGGATTTGGAAAAAAAGGTTGATGAGTTGCTGAACGGAGCAGCAAAACCTCGAGAAAGTTTGGGCCTACTAGAAAAATATTTAAAAAAAATCATCTTGTCTTGGGGAAAGATCAATCCAGAAATGAAGCCTCATCATATAATTTTTGCAGCAGATAACGGTGTGGTAGAAGAGGGAACTGCCAATGACCCGATCGAGATTACTTATTTGCAAACGAAAAATATGGCAGCAGGTCATGCCACGATCAGTTGTTTTTGTCGGCACAATCAAATACCTTATAGCGTAGTTGACATTGGAATTAATAATAAATTAGAAGCTGGTATTAATCGTAAAGTTGCCTTAGGTACTAAAAACTTTATGAAAGAAGAAGCTATGAGTCAGGCTGAATTTGAACAAGCTTGGGATGTGGGCAAAGAAATGGTTCAGCATTTGGTTGAGGAAGGTTATAACCTAATTTCTTTTGGTGAAATGGGAATTGGCAATACCACAACCTCATCAGCAGTGCTTCATGCTTTAACGGGAATGTTACCCGAATTTGTGGTAGGTTATGGGGCTGCCTTAAATGATAATGAATTATTAAAAAGAAAACGGAATGTGGTTGCAAAAGGGGTAGAACGCCATAAAGCCCAAATGAATACTGTAAAAGATATTTTACGTTGTGTAGGGGGATTTGATATTGTTGCTATCTGTGCCGGCATGTTAGAGTGCGCAAGACTCAGGATACCCTTTGTAATAGATGGATTTATAACAGCAGTTGCCTATGCTTGTGCAGCGCGCATCGATGGTACTATTGAAAAACATGCGATTCCATCACATATGTCAAAGGAACCTGGGATGGCCTACTCACTGATGTTGGGAAATATTCTAGCAGAGGATGTATTAATCCGGGCAAATATGGCATTAGGGGAAGGAACAGGTGCTGTTCTTATGGTTTCTATGTTAAAGACAATGTCTTACACAATTCATAATATGGCAAGAATGTCTGATTTTGTGTTAAGTGAGCCTGTGCCTGCTCCCAACCAGGTTGTTGCCATGTAA